From Primulina huaijiensis isolate GDHJ02 chromosome 15, ASM1229523v2, whole genome shotgun sequence, one genomic window encodes:
- the LOC140959490 gene encoding 65-kDa microtubule-associated protein 1-like, with translation MAAVEAENYLHGQITCGSLLQQLQQIWDEVGEGDEERDQILLQIDQECLDVYKKKVDQAVKSRAQLLHSLANARVELTNLLSTLGEETYIGIPEKTSGNIKEQLAAIHPALEKLLKQKDERRKEFADVHSQIQKICAEIDGSGDQAESPAVEESDLSVKKLNGFQAQLQDLQKEKSERLHKVLEFVSTIHDLCVVLGMDFLSTVTEVHPSLNDATGVQSKSISNDTLSRLAKTVLALKEDKKQRLKKLQELASQLVDLWNLMDTHQEERSLFDHVTYNISASVDEVTIPGALALDLIDQAEVEVERLDQLKASRMKEIAFKRQTELEDIFSGAHIEIDAEAAREKILALIEGNIEPVELLAEMDNQIVKAKEEALSRKDILEKVEKWMSSCEEESWLEDYYRDENRYNSSRGSHLNLKRAEKARILVNKIPALVDSLVAKTRAWEQDRGITFNYDGVPLLAMLDEYVLLRHDREEEKKRLRDQKKFGKQPNTEQETVFGSTPTPARQLTTKKVVAPRVNGATGRRLSLNTNQNGSRSVNRDGKRDTKPIAPVNYVAISKEDVPETEHIPSTP, from the exons ATGGCAGCAGTCGAAGCTGAAAATTACCTGCATGGACAAATTACTTGTGGATCTTTACTACAACAGTTGCAG CAAATATGGGATGAAGTTGGCGAAGGCGATGAGGAACGAGACCAAATTCTCCTTCAGATAGATCAAGAGTGTTTGGATGTATACAAGAAAAAGGTAGATCAAGCCGTGAAATCTAGGGCACAACTTCTGCATTCGTTGGCAAATGCAAGAGTTGAACTCACTAACCTCCTATCAACACTTGGAGAGGAAACTTACATTGGAATA cCTGAGAAGACATCAGGAAATATAAAAGAACAGCTTGCAGCTATACACCCTGCACTGGAAAAACTATTGAAACAGAAGGATGAGAGAAGAAAAGAGTTTGCTGATGTTCATTCTCAGATACAAAAGATATGTGCAGAAATTGATGGATCTGGTGACCAGGCGGAGAGTCCAGCTGTTGAAGAATCTGATCTTTCTGTGAAGAAACTAAATGGATTTCAAGCTCAGCTTCAAGATCTTCAGAAAGAAAAG AGCGAGAGGTTACACAAGGTTCTTGAATTTGTGAGCACTATACATGATCTCTGTGTTGTCCTTGGCATGGACTTCCTTAGCACCGTCACTGAAGTTCACCCAAGCCTAAACGATGCTACAGGTGTACAGTCAAAGAGCATAAGCAATGACACATTATCTAGGTTGGCCAAGACTGTCTTAGCACTGAAGGAAGATAAGAAGCAGAGATTAAAGAAG CTTCAAGAATTAGCATCTCAACTAGTTGATCTTTGGAATTTGATGGACACTCACCAAGAAGAACGTAGCCTATTTGATCATGTTACTTACAATATTTCAGCATCAGTGGATGAAGTTACTATTCCTGGTGCTCTTGCTTTGGACCTCATTGATCAG GCTGAAGTGGAAGTTGAGAGGCTTGATCAGCTGAAAGCTAGCAGAATGAAGGAAATCGCTTTCAAGAGGCAGACCGAACTTGAGGATATCTTTTCTGGTGCTCATATAGAAATTGATGCTGAGGCTGCCCGTGAAAAAATATTGGCACTCATTGAAGGTAACATCGAACCTGTCGAGTTATTGGCTGAGATGGATAATCAGATTGTTAAAGCAAAAGAAGAAGCTCTGAGCAGAAAGGATATACTGGAAAAGGTTGAGAAATGGATGTCTtcttgtgaagaagaaagctggCTCGAAGATTACTATCGG GATGAAAACAGATATAATTCCAGCAGAGGTTCACACTTAAATCTGAAAAGGGCTGAAAAGGCACGGATCTTggtcaataaaattccag CTCTTGTTGACAGCTTAGTTGCTAAAACTCGTGCATGGGAACAAGATCGCGGCATAACCTTTAATTACGATGGCGTTCCTCTCCTTGCGATGCTAGATGAGTATGTGTTGCTCAGACATGACAGagaagaggagaagaagaggtTGAGG GATCAGAAAAAGTTCGGCAAACAACCTAACACGGAACAAGAAACTGTATTCGGTTCAACACCAACCCCAGCTCGACAGCTTACTACGAAGAAAGTTGTTGCTCCCCGAGTCAATGGTGCAACTGGCAGAAGGCTTTCTCTCAACACAAACCAAAATGGGTCGCGATCTGTGAATAGAGATGGGAAGAGAGACACCAAGCCAATCGCACCTGTGAACTATGTCGCCATATCAAAAGAGGATGTTCCTGAGACCGAACACATACCCAGCACACCATAA
- the LOC140960496 gene encoding ethylene-responsive transcription factor 3-like: MPRGRVAARQAAADGGQANGSGGSKEIRFRGVRKRPWGRFAAEIRDPWKKTRVWLGTFDSAEDAARAYDAAALSLRGAKARTNFGLPDNGNGYPDFNPQDPILARIDANPNDPFSNSRFYPREHRIIAQQRPTSSGMSSTVESFSGPRQMAPPPPRFVQRRRNPLLPPMAPDDCHSDCDSSSSVVDDAGCDIVSSCKKPLPFDLNMPPPVDASAADVDEVYCTALRL, encoded by the coding sequence ATGCCGAGAGGGAGAGTTGCTGCAAGGCAGGCGGCGGCCGATGGTGGACAAGCTAACGGATCTGGAGGATCTAAGGAGATCAGATTCCGTGGTGTTAGAAAGAGGCCTTGGGGAAGGTTTGCGGCGGAGATCAGGGACCCTTGGAAGAAGACCCGTGTGTGGCTCGGAACCTTTGATTCTGCCGAGGATGCCGCTCGGGCTTACGACGCCGCCGCGCTTTCTCTCCGCGGGGCGAAGGCGAGGACGAACTTCGGCCTGCCAGATAACGGCAATGGTTACCCTGATTTCAATCCTCAAGACCCTATTCTAGCTCGAATCGATGCGAACCCTAACGATCCTTTCTCGAATTCACGGTTCTACCCTCGGGAGCACCGGATAATTGCGCAGCAGAGGCCCACCTCCAGCGGGATGAGCAGCACCGTGGAGTCGTTCAGTGGGCCCCGCCAGATGGCCCCGCCGCCGCCTCGGTTTGTGCAGCGGAGAAGGAATCCTTTATTGCCGCCGATGGCTCCAGACGATTGTCATAGCGATTGTGATTCCTCATCCTCGGTTGTTGATGACGCCGGATGTGACatagtttcctcttgtaaaaaGCCCCTGCCTTTCGACCTTAACATGCCGCCGCCCGTGGATGCCTCCGCAGCAGACGTCGACGAGGTCTATTGCACAGCTCTCCGGCTCTGA
- the LOC140959612 gene encoding xylan glycosyltransferase MUCI21-like has protein sequence MEKEPKRMIFGVTPIIFLLALPLICVGIDFFWGNNIPFDRWMRYFSGVEQSSISNKIINAAGDQEFMRFHLSRLVRGEDRRNLESTGFACDRTYHSVVCVVNQPVKIDTRNMTVYTQSATNRIQETVIHPHARQESIPPGITPVHVLQIGNSTAPVCEFVHDSPAVIFSSGGIGNVFHEMNEIIIPLFITAKQFESRVVLVLEDYNPKFMSKYGKVLSGLTRYQVLNPAINGSLHCFPGSVIGLRYHDNLALNSSEIPGGYSMTSFRDFLRKSYSLKFSHVYQIPKPRLMLLSRTNTRRFLNEGEMIQLIKEVGFELILVKRSKTVSNMNKFVQMINSCSVLVGAHGAGLTNEIFLPTGAVMIQVELLGTEWASNTYYGDTARAMGVHYLRYKIEPEESSLARVYSRDDEVFTDQASLFRKGGYRAARSVYLDMQNVRLDLARFKQTLVEAFSLVTDLDVRR, from the exons ATGGAGAAGGAGCCAAAAAGAATGATTTTTGGTGTCACTCCTATTATTTTTTTGCTTGCTCTTCCTCTAATTTGTGTTGGGATTGATTTCTTTTGGGGAAATAATATCCCTTTTGATCGGT GGATGCGATACTTTTCTGGTGTAGAACAAAGCTCCATCAGCAATAAGATTATCAACGCAGCTGGAGATCAAGAATTCATGAGGTTTCATTTATCAAGATTAGTAAGAG GTGAAGATAGAAGAAATCTTGAATCCACAGGCTTTGCATGTGACAGAACATATCACTCTGTAGTCTGTGTAGTGAATCAGCCCGTAAAAATCGACACAAGAAACATGACTGTCTACACACAATCGGCGACAAACCGGATTCAAGAAACTGTAATCCATCCGCATGCAAGACAAGAAAGTATCCCACCAGGAATCACACCAGTTCATGTTCTTCAAATTGGCAACTCCACAGCACCGGTTTGCGAATTCGTCCACGATTCCCCTGCTGTGATTTTTTCTTCCGGCGGCATCGGAAATGTGTTCCATGAGATGAATGAAATCATCATCCCTCTGTTCATTACAGCGAAACAGTTTGAATCTCGGGTGGTTCTAGTACTCGAGGATTATAATCCGAAATTCATGAGTAAATATGGTAAAGTCTTGTCAGGTTTAACGAGGTACCAGGTGCTGAATCCGGCTATAAACGGCAGTTTGCATTGTTTTCCAGGCTCCGTGATCGGGTTACGATACCACGACAATCTTGCTTTGAACTCCAGCGAAATTCCAGGGGGGTATTCAATGACTAGTTTCAGGGATTTCCTGAGAAAATCTTACAGTTTGAAATTCAGCCATGTATATCAGATACCAAAACCAAGACTAATGCTACTGTCGCGTACCAATACAAGGCGGTTCTTGAATGAAGGTGAAATGATCCAACTGATTAAAGAAGTGGGATTCGAGCTGATCTTGGTTAAAAGATCGAAAACCGTGTCGAATATGAATAAATTTGTTCAGATGATAAACTCTTGCAGTGTTCTGGTTGGGGCACATGGTGCAGGTTTGACCAATGAGATTTTCTTGCCCACCGGGGCAGTGATGATTCAGGTTGAACTCTTAGGCACGGAGTGGGCGTCGAATACATACTATGGCGACACAGCACGTGCAATGGGCGTGCATTATTTACGCTACAAGATCGAGCCGGAAGAGAGCTCTTTGGCGAGAGTATACAGCCGGGACGATGAGGTGTTCACCGATCAGGCATCTTTGTTTAGGAAAGGTGGGTACAGGGCAGCAAGAAGTGTGTATCTTGATATGCAGAACGTCAGGCTGGATCTTGCGAGGTTTAAACAGACACTTGTTGAAGCATTTAGTCTTGTTACTGATTTGGATGTGAGAAGATGA
- the LOC140960278 gene encoding imidazole glycerol phosphate synthase hisHF, chloroplastic-like isoform X1: protein MVAQFAATQMAVASSYVSQVPTANSSSPYCSGRISQQFIRFHWLKYKPSRAFSVRASAHSADDSVVTLLDYGAGNVRSVRNTILFLGFDIKDVRTPEDILNAKRLIFPGVGAFAPAMDVLNKKGCASMLHS from the exons ATGGTGGCGCAATTTGCGGCAACTCAAATGGCGGTGGCGAGTTCGTATGTTTCCCAGGTACCCACCGCAAATTCCTCTTCCCCGTACTGCTCTGGTCGTATTTCGCAACAGTTCATTCGCTTTCACTGGCTCAAATACAAACCTTCCAGAGCTTTCTCAGTTCGCGCTTCTGCCCATTCTGCCGATGACTCAG TTGTGACATTGCTTGATTACGGGGCTGGAAATGTGCGGAGCGTCAGAAACACCATTCTTTTTCTGGGATTCGATATCAaagat GTTCGAACGCCAGAAGATATTCTAAATGCTAAACGTCTTATTTTTCCGGGTGTAGGTGCCTTTGCACCTGCCATGGATGTGCTGAACAAGAAGGGGTGTGCCTCTATGCTGCATTCTTAA
- the LOC140960278 gene encoding imidazole glycerol phosphate synthase hisHF, chloroplastic-like isoform X2 produces MVAQFAATQMAVASSYVSQVPTANSSSPYCSGRISQQFIRFHWLKYKPSRAFSVRASAHSADDSVVTLLDYGAGNVRSVRNTILFLGFDIKDVPLHLPWMC; encoded by the exons ATGGTGGCGCAATTTGCGGCAACTCAAATGGCGGTGGCGAGTTCGTATGTTTCCCAGGTACCCACCGCAAATTCCTCTTCCCCGTACTGCTCTGGTCGTATTTCGCAACAGTTCATTCGCTTTCACTGGCTCAAATACAAACCTTCCAGAGCTTTCTCAGTTCGCGCTTCTGCCCATTCTGCCGATGACTCAG TTGTGACATTGCTTGATTACGGGGCTGGAAATGTGCGGAGCGTCAGAAACACCATTCTTTTTCTGGGATTCGATATCAaagat GTGCCTTTGCACCTGCCATGGATGTGCTGA
- the LOC140960277 gene encoding probable F-box protein At4g22030: protein MATFRPSTSPISSATYLGIIRASIHTHQRHQETNISIFRYSNKDHPFVGFNKQKNQTLTIKTNPERKECSRPNSSLIEEMYAIMDIVADRVEMHRNIGEQRNNWNHLLLTSVNSMTATAAIMAGIAAGTAAGSALVPLKLSSALLYLGATGILIIMNKIQPSQLAEEQRNASRLFKQLHAEIGSNIALKRTSSDDVERITEKVLALDKAYPLALLGVMLDKFPERVEPAVWWPQHMDQSHNSGSTTVKGAENGWSQGLEEEMREILSVLRRKDDAEYIKLGNTVLKINKILAVCGPMLTGLAATGVGFIGSPFLGLMPSLFGIVLGALATIVNTIEHGGQMGMVFEMYRSSAGFFKLMEENIETTLEQRQEIRENGQVFEEKVALELGRNLSELRDLASASCSRTPNSQEFASKLF from the coding sequence ATGGCCACTTTCAGACCTTCAACTTCGCCCATTTCTTCTGCAACTTACCTTGGAATAATCAGAGCTAGCATTCATACTCATCAAAGGCATCAAGAAACCAACATTTCGATATTTCGTTATTCGAACAAGGATCACCCTTTTGTTGGtttcaacaaacaaaagaatcaaaCACTCACGATCAAAACTAACCCTGAAAGAAAAGAATGTAGCCGTCCCAATTCAAGTTTGATCGAAGAAATGTATGCGATTATGGATATCGTAGCAGATAGAGTTGAAATGCACAGAAACATTGGAGAACAAAGAAATAACTGGAACCATCTCCTGCTGACTTCGGTTAATAGTATGACTGCAACTGCTGCAATTATGGCTGGAATAGCAGCAGGGACAGCAGCTGGATCAGCTCTTGTGCCCCTTAAGTTGTCTTCTGCATTGCTCTATCTAGGTGCGACTGGAATATTGATTATTATGAACAAGATTCAACCATCTCAGCTAGCCGAAGAACAGAGGAATGCTTCAAGGCTGTTCAAGCAGCTCCATGCAGAAATCGGTTCTAATATAGCTTTGAAAAGGACTAGTTCTGACGATGTTGAAAGAATAACGGAAAAGGTATTGGCTTTAGATAAAGCATATCCCCTTGCTCTACTCGGAGTAATGCTCGATAAGTTTCCTGAACGTGTGGAACCAGCTGTATGGTGGCCACAGCACATGGATCAGTCTCACAACTCAGGGAGTACTACAGTGAAGGGAGCCGAGAATGGATGGAGCCAAGGGCTTGAAGAAGAGATGAGGGAGATTTTATCGGTCCTGAGGAGGAAGGATGATGCGGAGTATATCAAACTAGGAAATACTGTTCTAAAAATTAACAAGATTCTAGCTGTCTGTGGACCTATGCTGACGGGTTTAGCTGCGACTGGTGTTGGATTCATTGGATCACCATTTCTTGGATTGATGCCTTCGTTATTCGGGATTGTACTAGGAGCACTGGCAACAATCGTGAACACGATTGAACATGGGGGTCAAATGGGTATGGTGTTTGAGATGTACAGAAGCTCAGCCGGATTCTTTAAGCTCATGGAAGAAAACATCGAAACAACATTGGAACAAAGGCAAGAGATTAGAGAGAATGGGCAAGTGTTCGAAGAGAAGGTAGCTCTTGAACTGGGCAGAAATCTGTCGGAACTCAGAGATCTTGCAAGCGCTTCTTGTTCAAGAACTCCAAATTCACAAGAGTTCGCAAGCAAGCTATTCTGA